The Fluviispira sanaruensis sequence CGTGATCAGTTCCTGGATTTCTTGGGCCGACTTCCCACTGACTTTAGCAAGGTTACCCACTTCTTCAGCCACCACAGCAAAGCCTTTTCCATGTTCTCCTGCCCGGGCAGATTCAATCGAAGCATTGAGAGACAGGAGTTCTGTTTTCGAAACTATGTCATTGATAACAGCAGTTTTGCTATTGATTTGATTGATAATGACAGCAATATTCTGCAATTGACCACTAGATTCCTGAATAGTTTCCATGGCTTGCACAAGCCTCAGCATAGTCTTTTGCCCTTCTTCGGCTTTGCCCGATGCGCTTTTAGCGACATTGGTCGATTCCTTAGCATTCTCTGCAGTGCGATTGACCATACTGGTGATTTCGTTGATCGCAGCGCTGGTTTCATGAATAGAAGCTGCTTGCTCTGTCACAGAATCCGAGAGAGATTGTGAGCTCGACTTTAATTCCCCAGCAATTTTACTAGTGGATACGCTTTGTTTTTTTAAATTCGTCACTGCTTGTGAAATTGAATTTGTCGATTTTAAAATAAGTTGTAGGATAATCAGGGAAATGACTATAGAGGCAATAACTATTGAAGTCATAGTGATGTTTGTGATGGCTGTTAAGGAATTGCCCTTGGTCGATGAACTCACTCCGCCATCATAGTTGAATTTCCCAAGTTCAGTGAGTGCTTTTGACATAGTAACTGCAATTTTTAAGGTTTCCGTTTGGTACCTTTCAAAAGCAGCGCCAGGGTTTTTTGCCAGTAAATTTTTGTCTTCGTTTACAGAATCAATATATTGAGCCCAAATTTTATCGACTAAATCGATCAATATCTTCTCTTCTGGACTCGAAATGAGTTGCTTTTTGTGTTTTTCTATAAGAGCCGTCATTTCCATTTTCCAGCTCTCATGTTGATCAAGAAACTCCTTTTTCAGTTTATTTTGCTGTTGAAAGGCATAATAAGTTAATATAGCCAAATTCCTACGAGAATAATTGGCAAAGGTGTTGCTCAGTTTGGCAACAGAGTCAACGCTCGGGAACCAATTGTTGGCCACATCGTCTGCGTATCCTTGGGTTTTGTTGTTCATGAGTATGCTATAAATTGCTGAAGTTAAAATAAACAGCAAGAGGATAAGGAAAGAAGCAATAAGCTTAAATGCAAGACTTCTATTTTTCATGAGTTTGAACCCCACTTCCACGTGCTATAAACTTTATAAAATTATTGTTAAATTTTATAAATATAAATTAATTTATTTGAATTTAATCAAATTTTTTTAATATTTATTATAAAACTGATCTTAACAATTTCTTCGAGAAATTATTTAAAATTTGGGTTCTGAAATTTTGACGGATATTTTCTGTTTTTTTCGGAAATGTTCGCCGACAGACTTACTTTTAAATAGGTCAGGAGGATAAAGCTGGGATTTGTTGTGCTTTTTTTAAGACAGGTGTATTAAAAGTATGAGTAACAGATATTTTTATGATCAAGACATAACCTGGAGTGTAGGAATGAAACAAGATGGTCTCTTGCCTTTAACAATTCTAAATGACGAAGAAGCACTTTTTTTTAGTTCAGTTCAGGATTTCGCCAAAAAAGAAATATACCCACATATTGCTGAAATGGATGAAAGTGAAACACTAAATCCCAAAATAATTGAAAAGATCTTTTCCATGGGGCTGATGGCAATCGAAGTGCCAGAAAAATACGGTGGATCGGGTGGGTCTTTTTTTCAAGCTATTTTAGCAATTCAAGCGATTGCGCAGGTTGACCCAAGTGTGAGTGTCTTTGTTGATGTCCAGAATACTTTAGTGGAAAATGCATTGATGAAATGGGGGTCGGAGCACATAAAATCAACATATTTTCCTCAGATGGCAAAAAAGAAAGTGGGATCCTATTGTTTAACGGAGCCGCACAGTGGTTCCGATGCTTTTGCCTTAAAAACCCGCGCTGTAGATAAAGGTAACCATTATGAATTAAATGGTAAGAAAGTCTTTATTACCAATGCAAAAGAAGCCAGTTTATTTCTTGTTTTTGCCAATGTGAATCCGGAATTAGGATATAAAGGCATCACGGCTTTTTTTGTTGAAAAAGAAATGCCAGGTGTTTCGTTAGGTCGTAAAGAAACAAAGCTTGGTATTCGAGCAAGCAGCACTTGTGAAGTTATTTTTGAAAACGTTAAGGTACCAAAAGAGAATATCTTAGGCGAGGTAGGCAAAGGATATAAAATATCCATTGAGACATTAAATGAAGGACGGATTGGGATTGCTGCGCAAATGCTTGGCTTGTCTGAAGGGGCTCTTGCGGGTGCTATGGCTTATGCTAAACAGCGTGAACAATTTGGCAAACCTCTCACAGCCTATCAAGGGATTCAATTTCAAATTGCTGAAATGGCAACGCAGATTGAAGCGGCTCGTCTTCTGGTTTACAATGCAGCTCGATTGAAGGACGCTGGAAAAAGCTTTGTCAAAGAAGCAGCCATGGCTAAACACTTTACAAGTTCGGTCGCTGAGTTTGTTTCGAGCCTATCGCTCGAAATTTATGGGGGTTATGGTTTTGTTAAAGATTTCCCTGCCGAAAAATTTTATCGAGATGCCAAAATAGGTAAAATCTACGAAGGGACGACTAACATGCAGTTGCAAACTATTTCAAAGATGATACTAGATTAAACGTGTTGTTTTTTTAGTTTTAATTGGAGTGCATCTAACAATGAATATAAAATCTCTTTCAATGTCTTTAAGCTCAATCATTGCGACCACTTTAGGAGCAGGTCAAGCACTTGCCCAAGACGCAACCAGTGCAACAGCTCCTTTACAAGTTCCCGCGGGCGCAGCTGCAGGTGCAGCTCCTGCAGGCGCAGGTTGGCTGAATTTTGCTCTTATTGGTGGGATGATCCTCTTTATGTGGCTCTTTGTCTTCCGCCCCCAGGCAAAAAGAGCAAAAGAGCAAAAAGCATTCTTAGCATCTTTAACAGCTGGTTCCGAAGTGATCACCGCAGGTGGAATCATTGGCACTGTTGTTGAAGTAAAAGAAAATATTGTTTCACTAAATGTCGGCAACTCCACAGTGCGCGTTCTTAAAAGTTCCATTTCAGGAAGACTCGATTCCGCCTCTACAGCTGTTCCAGCAAAGTAAGAGTCGGTTTTGCATCTTAAATAGAAAAACCGCCCGCTCGCATAGGGTGGGCGGTTTTTTCTTTTTTGTAAAGATTTTTCAAATTGATAGACATTGGGTGAACTTATGCAGAACAAAAGCTCCATGCCACCAATGTGGTGGATTAAGAGTGTCATTATTCTTTGTGCACTTGTATTTGGTATAATTTATACACTTCCGACCTTTTTCGGTAATCCTTCTGAATGGCAAAGAGATGCAAATGGTGTGCCCGCAAAATGGTATGAAAGATGGTCCGAAAATCTTTTGCCAGCGGCTCGAATCAACTTAGGTCTCGATTTAAAGGGCGGGTTATCCTTAACCCTCAACGTTGAAGTTGAAAAAGCCATCCAAGATTCTATCCATCGCTCTATTTCCCTCGCAAAAGACTTAGTTGCTTCTGAAGGCGTGAAAATCACTTCCTATAAAGTCAATCCTGATCTGACCACTGTCGTTGAGCTCGACAATATAGCCAAAGCACAACTCGTACAAAAAAGAATTCAAGAGCAAACTCTGCTGGTTTTGTTCGATAAAATTGAAGGAAAAACCCTTTATTTTCAAGCAAATCGCAGCTATATTGGCGATTATGAAAAACAACTTATGCAGCAGGCTATAAACACGATTCGCAATCGTATTGACCAATTCGGTGTGGCTGAACCCAATATCTTTCAAGCTGGCAATACCCGTATTATGGTTGAACTGCCAGGTATGACGGACACTCAAAGAGCAAAAGAGCTTTTGGGTAACACAGCGCAGTTGGACTTTAGGTTGGTGCTCAATAGCATCCCACAAGGGCAGTTGCCACAATTGCTCGAGGAAGCACGGAAAGAATTGAAAATCTCGGAAGATGCCAATCAACCTGAGACGATTGAAACTCTTTCGCAGTGGTTGCGTGACAAAAATAAGCTTCCAAAAAATTCAACAATTATTTTGCATCGGGTGACGTCACCTTCAGCTCAATCGATCAAAACAATTTCAACTCTTCCCTATTTAGTGGAAGCGCATGCGAAATTAACAGGCGATCTTATTGAAGATGCGCAAGCACAGCAATCAACCGAGAATTATATTCCGCAATATGTTGTTTCGTTAAAGTTTAAACCGCAAGGGGCAAAACTCTTTGGTGACATCACGACCGAAGCCTTTAAGCCGAACAATGCACCGCATCAAGTTGCGATTATTCTTGATGGCAATGTGCAGAGTGCGCCCGTTGTCAATTCTCCTATTACCACAGGCAGTGCGCAAATCACCATGGGCAGCAGCACCAATATGGTTGACCAGATGAAGCAAGCACAGGATTTATCTTTGGTATTACGTGCGGGTGCTCTTCCAGCATCCGTAAAAGTTGTCGAAGAAAGACAAATTGGGCCAAGTGAAGGTGCACAAAATATTCATTCTGGATTTATTTCCACAATCATAGCCGGCATATTGGTGATCGTTATTATGCTTGTTATTTATGGAATGTCTGGTTTGGTTGCGAATGTTGCCATGCTCTTTAACGTTCTTCTTATTTTGGCATTCATGGCTCTATTTGGCGCTACTTTAACACTACCTGGTATTGCTGGAATTGTGTTGACGATGGCGATTGCGGTGGATGGCAACGTAGTCATCAATGAGCGTATTCGTGAAGAAATTCGTTCTGGTTTTTCACAAAAACAAGCGTTCTACAAAGGTTATCACACAAGTTTTCGTACATTAATTGATGCTCACTTTACCTCTGCTGTCGCAGGGATTGTTCTTATTATTTATGGCAACCCAACTGTGAAAGGCTTTGCTGTTACTTTACTAGCGGGTATTATTTGTACTTTATTTACTTCTTATTATGTAACCGAAGTCATTGGCCAGTGGTTGGTTGAAAAAACGAAATTAAAAAGATTTGGTTAAAAAAGAGGAAAACGATTATGGCTTTTAAAATTGGAAAT is a genomic window containing:
- a CDS encoding methyl-accepting chemotaxis protein, with the translated sequence MKNRSLAFKLIASFLILLLFILTSAIYSILMNNKTQGYADDVANNWFPSVDSVAKLSNTFANYSRRNLAILTYYAFQQQNKLKKEFLDQHESWKMEMTALIEKHKKQLISSPEEKILIDLVDKIWAQYIDSVNEDKNLLAKNPGAAFERYQTETLKIAVTMSKALTELGKFNYDGGVSSSTKGNSLTAITNITMTSIVIASIVISLIILQLILKSTNSISQAVTNLKKQSVSTSKIAGELKSSSQSLSDSVTEQAASIHETSAAINEITSMVNRTAENAKESTNVAKSASGKAEEGQKTMLRLVQAMETIQESSGQLQNIAVIINQINSKTAVINDIVSKTELLSLNASIESARAGEHGKGFAVVAEEVGNLAKVSGKSAQEIQELITKSQEQVNSILNLTKDRVTEGKQVTTEAQQSFLQISDDISNMSNVIQQISEATREQEIGVRQISTAMSQIDKATRNSQVAVNTTSDSSNNLVEQSNKLDSTAKDIEILIKGKVMEDSQR
- a CDS encoding acyl-CoA dehydrogenase, which produces MKQDGLLPLTILNDEEALFFSSVQDFAKKEIYPHIAEMDESETLNPKIIEKIFSMGLMAIEVPEKYGGSGGSFFQAILAIQAIAQVDPSVSVFVDVQNTLVENALMKWGSEHIKSTYFPQMAKKKVGSYCLTEPHSGSDAFALKTRAVDKGNHYELNGKKVFITNAKEASLFLVFANVNPELGYKGITAFFVEKEMPGVSLGRKETKLGIRASSTCEVIFENVKVPKENILGEVGKGYKISIETLNEGRIGIAAQMLGLSEGALAGAMAYAKQREQFGKPLTAYQGIQFQIAEMATQIEAARLLVYNAARLKDAGKSFVKEAAMAKHFTSSVAEFVSSLSLEIYGGYGFVKDFPAEKFYRDAKIGKIYEGTTNMQLQTISKMILD
- the yajC gene encoding preprotein translocase subunit YajC, giving the protein MNIKSLSMSLSSIIATTLGAGQALAQDATSATAPLQVPAGAAAGAAPAGAGWLNFALIGGMILFMWLFVFRPQAKRAKEQKAFLASLTAGSEVITAGGIIGTVVEVKENIVSLNVGNSTVRVLKSSISGRLDSASTAVPAK
- the secD gene encoding protein translocase subunit SecD, encoding MQNKSSMPPMWWIKSVIILCALVFGIIYTLPTFFGNPSEWQRDANGVPAKWYERWSENLLPAARINLGLDLKGGLSLTLNVEVEKAIQDSIHRSISLAKDLVASEGVKITSYKVNPDLTTVVELDNIAKAQLVQKRIQEQTLLVLFDKIEGKTLYFQANRSYIGDYEKQLMQQAINTIRNRIDQFGVAEPNIFQAGNTRIMVELPGMTDTQRAKELLGNTAQLDFRLVLNSIPQGQLPQLLEEARKELKISEDANQPETIETLSQWLRDKNKLPKNSTIILHRVTSPSAQSIKTISTLPYLVEAHAKLTGDLIEDAQAQQSTENYIPQYVVSLKFKPQGAKLFGDITTEAFKPNNAPHQVAIILDGNVQSAPVVNSPITTGSAQITMGSSTNMVDQMKQAQDLSLVLRAGALPASVKVVEERQIGPSEGAQNIHSGFISTIIAGILVIVIMLVIYGMSGLVANVAMLFNVLLILAFMALFGATLTLPGIAGIVLTMAIAVDGNVVINERIREEIRSGFSQKQAFYKGYHTSFRTLIDAHFTSAVAGIVLIIYGNPTVKGFAVTLLAGIICTLFTSYYVTEVIGQWLVEKTKLKRFG